A single window of Periophthalmus magnuspinnatus isolate fPerMag1 chromosome 22, fPerMag1.2.pri, whole genome shotgun sequence DNA harbors:
- the hmgcl gene encoding hydroxymethylglutaryl-CoA lyase, mitochondrial — MAAAIMKLFNRSTLKSFMGQQFLAFNAAAKASTAGVSACQFLPEKVKIVEVGPRDGLQNEKTIVPTETKIHLIDMLSEAGLSVIEATSFVSPKWVPQMADQIEVMKGICRKPGVTYPVLTPNLKGFQAAIMAGASEVAIFGAASELFSKKNINCSVDESLQRFDEVMKAAKEASIPVRGYVSCVLGCPYEGKVAPEKVAYVAKRLYDMGCYEISLGDTIGVGTPGSMRQMLEAVTKEVPVNALAVHCHDTYGQALANILVALQMGVCVVDSSVAGLGGCPYAQGASGNVATEDVVYMLHGLGIWTGVNMSKLMDAGVFICRTLNRKSNSKVAQATCKL; from the exons ATGGCGGCTGCCATCATGAAGCTCTTCAACAGAAGCACTTTAAAGTCATTTATGGGACAACAGTTTCTAGCATTCAACGCCGCTGCAAAAGCCAGTACG GCTGGTGTAAGTGCTTGTCAATTTCTTCCCGAAAAAGTGAAAATCGTGGAAGTGGGTCCAAGAGATGGGCTACAAAATGAAAAG ACCATTGTGCCCACAGAAACTAAGATTCACTTGATTGACATGTTGTCAGAAGCGGGGCTTTCTGTGATTGAAGCCACCAGTTTTGTATCTCCAAAATGGGTACCACAG ATGGCTGATCAAATAGAAGTAATGAAAGGAATCTGTCGAAAACCAGGAGTGACATACCCAGTTCTTACACCAAACCTCAAAGGGTTCCAGGCCGCT ATAATGGCTGGTGCTTCAGAGGTAGCCATATTTGGTGCTGCTTCAGAGCTATTCAGTAAGAAGAACATCAATTGTTCTGTGGATGAGAGTTTACAGCGATTTGATGAGGTTATGAAAGCAGCAAAAGAGGCCAGTATACCAGTGAGAGG TTATGTATCATGTGTCCTTGGATGTCCTTACGAAGGCAAAGTGGCGCCTGAAAAAGTTGCTTATGTAG CAAAGCGTCTGTATGATATGGGGTGCTATGAGATTTCATTAGGTGACACAATCGGAGTGGGGACTCCAGGTTCTATGAGACAGATGTTGGAAGCAGTGACTAAAGAAGTGCCAGTCAATGCATTGGCAGTGCACTGTCATGACACTTATGGACAGGCTCTGGCTAACATTCTGGTGGCTTTACAG ATGGGAGTTTGTGTTGTAGATTCTTCAGTAGCTGGACTTGGTGGGTGTCCCTATGCCCAAGGTGCATCGGGAAATGTTGCTACAGAAGATGTTGTCTACATGCTCCACGGTCTTGGCATCTGGACA GGAGTGAACATGTCTAAGCTGATGGATGCTGGAGTTTTCATCTGTCGTACCCTGAACAGAAAGTCTAATTCTAAAGTCGCTCAAGCCACCTGTAAATTGTAG
- the zbtb8a gene encoding zinc finger and BTB domain-containing protein 8A, translating to MDIVTDLGQNRLYRAPGEPAHQQPQRWFNTADITVAHQSNVLKQLNQQRRQELFCDCSVLVEGQLFRAHRNVLFASSGYFRMLLSQAPDGLSDTVNATFDVFSPETFTVIMDFIYSGQLDLTSTDVIEVMSAASYLQMNSLITYCKNFIKSSLDISVKEEESEHCPSLSETCSFTSAPGEEGTDPHPQQLGPAASPPPALWTRDTSRNQCSFGGKDSDQDFSSSAIKTDVSSPVNDLSAEAEDPQDPLYTLPGAERKRSRGSKRKSSNSNRPNQHNDLNLQEARAQKAEKADELYATLPSIVGVIGQFNKDHPIMRFKCPFCTHTVKRKADLKRHLRCHTGERPYPCQACNKRFTRLEHLRSHFETIHQARKLVCRKCKCPVTEETGHVVCEGTRRYRMCTACIQEVGCDNISMDPLDGTNDEPALLLGVDGEEEGDTKRSWIVNDDDDDLAEDSGADLIIQQVDDSDEEL from the exons ATGGATATAGTGACAGACTTAGGGCAGAACAGATTATATCGGGCGCCGGGTGAACCAGCTCACCA GCAGCCTCAGAGGTGGTTCAACACTGCTGACATCACAGTGGCTCACCAAAGCAACGTGCTGAAGCAGCTCAACCAGCAGCGCCGCCAGGAGCTCTTCTGTGACTGCAGTGTGCTGGTGGAGGGCCAGCTCTTCAGAGCCCATCGAAATGTCCTGTTCGCCAGCAGCGGCTATTTTCGCATGCTGCTGTCCCAGGCACCAGATGGGCTGTCCGACACGGTCAACGCCACATTTGATGTCTTCAGCCCAGAGACCTTCACAGTCATTATGGATTTTATTTACTCAGGGCAGCTGGATCTTACCAGCACCGATGTCATTGAGGTTATGTCTGCAGCCAGTTACCTGCAGATGAACAGTCTCATTACCTACTGCAAAAACTTCATAAAATCCTCTTTAGACATTAgtgtgaaagaggaggaaagtGAACATTGCCCCAGTTTGTCTGAAACTTGTAGTTTTACCAGTGCACCTGGAGAGGAGGGCACAGACCCACACCCTCAGCAGCTTGGCCCTGCCGCCAGTCCACCTCCTGCACTCTGGACAAGGGATACTTCTAGAAACCAGTGCTCTTTTGGAGGCAAGGACTCTGACCAGGACTTCTCATCTTCTGCCATAAAAACTGATGTAAGCAGCCCTGTTAATGATCTGAGTGCAGAGGCTGAGGACCCACAGGACCCCCTATATACATTACCAGGAGCAGAACGAAAGAGAAGTCGAGGCTCCAAAAGGAAATCCTCCAACAGCAATCGGCCCAACCAACACAATGACCTGAACCTGCAGGAGGCCAGAGCACAGAAAGCTGAAAAAGCTGATGAGCTGTATGCCACTCTGCCATCGATAGTTGGAGTCATTGGACAATTTAATAAGG ACCACCCCATCATGCGGTTCAAATGCCCCTTTTGTACTCATACAGTAAAAAGAAAGGCAGACCTTAAGAGGCACTTACGATGCCACACTGGGGAACGCCCATACCCCTGTCAGGCCTGCAACAAGCGCTTTACCCGCCTGGAGCATCTCCGAAGCCATTTTGAGACC ATTCACCAGGCCAGGAAGTTGGTTTGTAGGAAGTGCAAGTGTCCTGTGACAGAAGAGACTGGGCATGTTGTGTGCGAGGGGACACGCCGCTACCGCATGTGCACTGCATGCATACAGGAAGTTGGCTGTGACAACATCTCTATGGACCCTCTGGACGGGACCAATGATGAGCCAGCTCTGTTACTGGGCgtagatggagaggaggaaggggacaCCAAAAGGTCATGGATagtaaatgatgatgatgatgacctGGCAGAAGACTCGGGTGCTGATCTTATCATACAACAAGTCGATGACAGTGATGAGGAGCTCTag
- the gjb3 gene encoding gap junction protein beta 3, with protein sequence MDWKTFQALLSGVNKYSTAFGRVWLSVVFVFRVMVYVVAAERVWGDEQKDFDCNTKQPGCANVCYDFFFPISHIRLWALQLIFVTCPSFMVVMHVAYRDDRERKYRAKHGEEAKLYSNTGKKHGGLWWTYLISLFVKTGIEVSFLYILHKVYDSFYLPRLVKCEVSPCPNQVDCYIGHPTEKKVFTYFMVGASALCIILNICEIIYLISKRIARCVNKVKRRHHHMAVPEQDANEDNFFNQSTLPVSQQDLKDFKDRPPSFKSVTKSPVHRLRLEEKIHASAPNLYMS encoded by the coding sequence ATGGACTGGAAGACCTTCCAGGCCCTACTCAGTGGGGTCAATAAGTACTCCACAGCATTCGGCCGAGTATGGCTGTCAGTGGTATTTGTGTTCAGGGTCATGGTCTATGTGGTGGCCGCAGAGAGAGTGTGGGGCGATGAGCAGAAGGACTTTGACTGTAATACCAAGCAGCCTGGCTGTGCAAATGTCTGCTACGACTTCTTCTTCCCAATCTCCCACATCCGCCTGTGGGCACTACAGCTCATCTTCGTCACCTGTCCATCCTTCATGGTGGTCATGCACGTGGCATACCGGGATGACCGTGAGCGCAAGTACAGGGCCAAGCATGGGGAAGAGGCAAAGCTCTACAGCAACACAGGCAAAAAGCACGGAGGGCTGTGGTGGACTTATCTGATCAGCCTTTTTGTGAAGACTGGCATAGAGGTGTCTTTCCTCTACATTCTCCACAAAGTGTATGACAGTTTCTACCTGCCCCGGTTGGTCAAATGTGAGGTGTCCCCCTGTCCAAATCAGGTGGACTGCTACATTGGACATCCTACTGAGAAGAAAGTCTTTACCTACTTCATGGTTGGAGCTTCTGCCCTTTGCATCATCCTTAACATCTGTGAGATCATTTATCTCATTTCTAAAAGAATCGCCAGATGTGTGAACAAAGTGAAAAGACGACATCACCACATGGCAGTGCCTGAGCAAGATGCCAATGAAGACAATTTCTTCAACCAAAGCACTCTTCCTGTGTCCCAGCAAGACCTGAAAGACTTTAAGGACAGACCCCCTTCATTTAAATCTGTAACCAAGTCACCAGTGCACAGACTCAGGCTAGAGGAAAAAATACACGCCTCTGCTCCGAACCTGTATATGTCTTAA
- the gjb10 gene encoding gap junction protein beta 10 has protein sequence MNWAFLQGLLSGVNKYSTAFGRVWLSIVFLFRVMVFVVAAEKVWGDEQKDFKCNTAQPGCHNVCYDHFFPVSHVRLWALQLIFVTCPSLLVVMHVAYREDREKKHRAKYGDNCRKLYQNTGKKRGGLWWTYVLTLVFKIGVDATFVYLLYHIYEGYDFPSLIKCQQAPCPNIVDCFIARPTEKRIFTIFMVVTSLACIVLSVFEILYLVGKRFRECFNGQHRSRRSLTDAMYSGNALMETNDLKSATPKTPVPSYNMAVSNDNLLKGK, from the coding sequence ATGAACTGGGCATTTCTCCAAGGCCTCCTCAGTGGAGTGAACAAATACTCTACAGCCTTTGGCCGAGTGTGGCTGTCCATCGTCTTCCTCTTCAGGGTCATGGTGTTTGTGGTGGCAGCAGAGAAGGTTTGGGGGGATGAGCAAAAGGACTTCAAATGCAACACAGCTCAGCCTGGCTGTCACAACGTTTGCTATGACCACTTCTTCCCAGTGTCTCATGTGCGTCTGTGGGCTCTGCAGCTCATCTTTGTCACCTGTCCATCACTGCTGGTGGTCATGCATGTGGCCTacagagaggatagagagaagaAACACAGGGCCAAATATGGAGACAACTGCCGTAAACTTTACCAGAATACAGGGAAGAAGCGTGGTGGTTTGTGGTGGACTTATGTGCTCActcttgtttttaaaatagGAGTGGATGCCACCTTTGTGTACCTCCTCTACCACATCTACGAGGGCTATGACTTCCCTTCCCTCATAAAGTGTCAACAGGCCCCTTGCCCAAATATAGTGGACTGCTTCATTGCACGTCCCACTGAGAAGCGAATCTTCACCATTTTCATGGTGGTCACCAGCCTGGCATGTATTGTCCTCTCAGTATTTGAAATCCTCTATCTAGTGGGCAAACGCTTTCGAGAATGCTTCAATGGACAGCACCGCTCTCGACGTTCCTTGACAGATGCAATGTACAGCGGAAACGCTCTTATGGAAACCAACGATTTAAAATCTGCCACTCCAAAGACCCCTGTTCCTTCATACAACATGGCTGTGTCTAATGACAATCTTTTAAAAGGAAAGTAG